In one Poecilia reticulata strain Guanapo linkage group LG8, Guppy_female_1.0+MT, whole genome shotgun sequence genomic region, the following are encoded:
- the smim22 gene encoding small integral membrane protein 22 has translation MAQKNIQQEFEDQFNDVVSRLQSKQMFQSDWDIASFAIFFIFIGVVLTLVLLVLIRCCCCGCCDDEKPRRRKVGIENYGMEP, from the exons ATGGCTCAGAAGAACATCCAGCAGGAGTTTGAGGACCAGTTCAACGATGTGGTCTCCAGACTGCAGTCGAAGCAGATGTTCCAGTCTGACTGGGACATCGCTTCTTTTGCCATCTTCTTTATCTTCATTG GCGTGGTTCTCACGTTGGTCTTGCTGGTTCTCATccggtgctgctgctgcggctgctgtgACGATGAAAAG CCACGCAGAAGAAAGGTCGGCATAGAGAACTACGGCATGGAGCCCTGA
- the rogdi gene encoding protein rogdi homolog, whose amino-acid sequence MLHPQRSLSELPKMSAASQVERAVLEEEFNWLLKEEVHAVLKQLQEILKEASRRFSMPTPGLESQLKQENFILGSSTMDQVKGVLTLQGEALTQADINLKVAKSSQVLHFQFREDKQWKLQQIQDARNHVNQALLLLSSRDDTYQFKTGAEVNKLMDAVMLQLTRARNRLTTPASLTLPELATSGLMKMFTPPMPGDVMVNFYINLSKLCLTVYQLHVLPPNTTKNFKPTGSSVLHNPGAMFELNNNRFEVSHVHKVECVVPWLSDTLVFFTISLQLCQQLKDKISVFSSFWNYRPF is encoded by the exons gaggaggagttTAACTGGCTGCTGAAAGAAGAAGTACATGCTGTCCTGAAGCAGCTTCAGGAGATCCTCAAG GAGGCGTCCAGACGTTTCTCCATGCCCACTCCGGGCCTGGAGAGTCAGCTGAAGCAGGAGAACTTCATCCTGGGCAGCTCAAC CATGGATCAGGTGAAGGGGGTGCTGACTCTGCAGGGAGAGGCTCTGACTCAGGCG GACATAAACCTGAAGGTTGCCAAGAGCAGCCAAGTCCTGCACTTTCAGTTCAGAGAGGACAAACagtggaagctgcagcag ATCCAGGACGCCAGGAATCACGTGAACCAGGCTCTGCTGCTTCTGAGCAGCCGCGACGACACCTACCAGTTCAAGACGGGCGCCGAGGTCAACAAG CTCATGGATGCCGTGATGCTGCAGCTGACGCGAGCTCGAAACCGCCTCACCACCCCGGCATCGTTGACTCTTCCAGAACTCGCCACCAGCGGTCTGATG AAAATGTTCACTCCCCCTATGCCTGGTGACGTGATGGTGAACTTTTACATCAATTTAAGCAAGCTGTGTCTGACCGTCTACCAGCTACATGTGCTCCCTCCCAACACCACCAAG AACTTCAAGCCAACAGGAAGCTCTGTGTTGCACAACCCAGGAGCGATGTT TGAGCTCAACAACAACCGCTTCGAGGTGAGCCACGTTCACAAGGTGGAGTGTGTGGTGCCGTGGCTCAGCGACACGCTGGTGTTCTTCACCATCTCCCTGCAGCTCTGTCAGCAACTCAAGGACAAG ATCTCCGTCTTCTCCAGCTTCTGGAACTACAGGCCGTTCTGA
- the cog1 gene encoding conserved oligomeric Golgi complex subunit 1 isoform X2: MMAGDPVLALRVSEIKDPAALFERYSTEEIRRVERKVRGEIEQKKEELRQMVGERYRDLIDAADTIGEMRECSESVVESIQDMQRYCHTLKQGRNGAGGSRLENQNQRQWQEKFYTMASQIKLLLEIPERIWSAMEAAQYLQATQLYLLCCHLHSLLQLEAAPGGLYSPVLARFPILVRQVATTGHFRSTILLDSRSLLRGRAVSDQAIAEALVSTMLLEDSSPRQALADFLLARKASIHQLLNQPQHGAGIKAQVCSLVELLITTLFQAYAVFYMPAEGAPRPAEGALSCGMLFSTLENVTSCTPTAKGRKVLQQEWSTGSWFRYLPPSITEFQPTLRTLAQPIQAEQLRDTLQQWINTCKQDICQGVGTLLVYVKSLKALAAIRDAVWDLLTTDSISQHWGNVCQQLLGRPLAVWEDFLQQLFLHRLHTITKEETEAIATSSVQLLTSAVRDLEGQPVQAAAGSNPLSGHSAQYEADVASFLWSESPGDLLSDAAWVSVAQRGQQQQQRSGLAMKTQALTPCVQNFCSSLDAKLRARLDDLQHYLPSQDTASDSIPAAPTSCRSLDSSSFNRYTDSAAVEEALREGCVACVRHILLSVRSELGSAPTRLSSVLFMARLCQSLGELCPSLKHCILGRRGLGEASAKGTPRQGKKLGKPKAAPEVSPAQAKWAELKEELLGCSMDAYRIWSSALSKGLMETFGTALLAESAGAVLSSTTSWEELEIQEESESGNNITSKIRLPVQASWFVQSLLFQLCVEVNRVGGHALPRPTLQELLQSCLGQVLHRYDVLAEQRRATEFVLPITQNRALQLLFDLRYLNTTLGSRVEEGKTSRSQQDPRFHKICDWLESFIDPFDLDVFTPPLNANLNRLSQRTSVLLGLLTGSEKQFAPRSSTVNSQEPYNILPLASSQIRFGLLPLSMSNTRKPTSSSRGSDKSQNLRF, encoded by the exons ATGATGGCTGGGGATCCCGTGCTGGCCCTGCGGGTCTCGGAGATCAAGGACCCGGCGGCTCTCTTCGAGCGCTATAGCACCGAGGAGATCCGCCGGGTCGAACGCAAGGTCCGCGGGGAGATCGAGCAGAAGAAGGAGGAGCTGAGGCAGATGGTCGGGGAGCGGTACCGGGACCTGATCGACGCCGCCGACACCATCGGAGAGATGCGGGAGTGCTCGGAAAGCGTGGTGGAGTCCATCCAGGACATGCAGCGGTACTGCCACACACTGAAGCAGGGCAGGAACGGCGCGGGAGGCAGCAGACTGGAG aaccagaaccagaggcaGTGGCAGGAGAAGTTCTACACCATGGCCTCCCAGATCAAGCTCCTCCTGGAGATCCCAGAGCGCATCTGGAGCGCCATGGAGGCGGCCCAGTACCTGCAGGCCACTCAGCTCTACCTGCTCTGCTGCCACCTGCAcagcctgctgcagctggaggccGCACCAGGCGGGCTCTACAGTCCCGTGCTGGCCCGCTTCCCCATCCTGGTCCGCCAGGTCGCCACCACCGGACACTTCAG GTCGACCATCCTCCTGGACAGCAGGTCTCTGCTGCGCGGCCGTGCCGTGTCGGACCAGGCTATCGCTGAGGCCCTGGTCTCCACCATGCTGCTGGAAGACAGCTCACCACGCCAGGCTCtggctgacttcctgttggCCAGGAAGGCCTCCATCCACCAGCTGCTGAACCAACCGCAGCACG GCGCAGGGATCAAGGCCCAGGTGTGCAGCCTGGTGGAGCTGCTCATCACCACGCTCTTCCAGGCCTACGCTGTCTTCTACATGCCTGCTGAGGGGGCTCCcaggccagcagagggcgccctCAGCTGTGGCATGCTCTTCTCCACCTTGGAGAATGTAACCTCCTGCACTCCCACAG CTAAAGGCAGAAAGGTGTTGCAGCAGGAGTGGAGTACAGGCAGCTGGTTCAGGTATCTGCCTCCATCCATCACCGAGTTTCAGCCCACCCTCCGGACCCTGGCTCAGCCCATCCAGGCGGAGCAGCTCCGGGACACGCTGCAGCAGTGGATCAATAC CTGCAAGCAGGACATCTGTCAGGGCGTTGGGACCCTCCTGGTCTACGTGAAGAGCCTCAAGGCTCTGGCAGCCATTAGAGACGCCGTGTGGGATCTTCTGACCACAGACTCCATCAGTCAGCACTGGGGTAACGTATGTCAGCAGCTGCTGGGGCGCCCCCTGGCTGTGTGGGAGGACTTCTTGCAGCAGCTCTTCCTTCACCGCCTTCAC ACCATCACCAAAGAGGAAACGGAGGCCATCGCAACAAGCTCAGTGCAGCTGCTGACCTCGGCCGTGAGAGACCTGGAGGGCCAACCGGTCCAGGCTGCCGCCGGCAGCAACCCGCTCTCCGGTCACAGTGCTCAGTACGAGGCAGACGTGGCGTCCTTCCTGTGGTCAGAGTCTCCGGGGGACCTGCTGAGCGACGCGGCCTGGGTCAGTGTGGCCCAGCggggccagcagcagcagcagaggagcggGCTGGCCATGAAAACGCAGGCCCTGACGCCCTGCGTTCAGAACTTCTGCTCCTCTTTGGACGCAAAGCTGAGAGCCAGACTGGATGACCTCCAGCACTACCTCCCATCACAGGACACAG CATCCGACTCCATCCCAGCCGCGCCGACTTCCTGCAGGTCCCTGGACTCCTCTTCGTTTAACCGCTACACGGACTCTGCAGCGGTGGAGGAAGCTCTGCGCGAAGGCTGCGTGGCCTGCGTTCGCCACATCCTGTTGTCGGTCCGCTCCGAGCTGGGCTCCGCCCCGACCCGCCTCAGCTCCGTCCTGTTCATGGCCAGGCTGTGCCAGTCCCTGGGCGAGCTCTGCCCCAGCCTGAAGCACTGCATCCTGGGCAGACGGGGACTCGGGGAAGCCTCAGCCAAGGGGACCCCCAGGCAGGGAAAGAAGCTGGGCAAACCCAAAGCCGCCCCAGAGGTCAGCCCAGCACAGGCCAAGTGGGCGGAGCTGAAGGAGGAGCTTCTTGGCTGCAGCATGGACGCTTACCGCATCTGGAGCTCCGCCCTCTCCAAA GGGCTGATGGAGACGTTTGGCACGGCGTTGCTGGCAGAATCTGCTGGTGCGGTTCTGAGCTCCACAACAAGCTGGGAGGAACTGGAGATCCAGGAAGAGTCTGAATCAGGGAACAACATCACGTCCAAGATCCGCCTTCCGGTTCAG GCGTCCTGGTTTGTGCAGTCTCTGCTGTTCCAGCTGTGCGTGGAGGTGAACAGGGTCGGAGGTCATGCTCTTCCCCGACCCACCCTGCAGGAGCTGCTTCAGTCCTGTCTTGGTCAAGTTCTGCATCGCTACGACGTCCTGGCAGAGCAGCGGCGGGCCACG GAGTTCGTCCTCCCCATAACTCAGAACCGAGCCTTGCAGTTGTTGTTCGACCTTCGTTACCTTAACACCACACTGGGCAGCAGAGTGGAGGAGGGCAAGACCTCCAGATCCCAGCAGGACCCGAG attCCACAAGATATGTGATTGGCTGGAAAGCTTCATTGACCCCTTTGACCTGGATGTGTTTACACCTCCGCTGAACGCCAATCTCAACCGTCTGTCCCAGAGGACCTCG GTGCTGCTCGGCCTCCTGACTGGTTCGGAGAAGCAGTTTGCGCCGCGGAGCAGCACTGTCAACTCCCAGGAGCCTTACAACATTCTGCCACTGGCCAGCAGTCAGATCAG GTTCGGGTTATTACCTCTCAGCATGTCAAACACTCGCAAACCCACGTCCTCCTCCAGGGGATCAGACAAGTCTCAGAACCTG AGATTCTGA
- the cog1 gene encoding conserved oligomeric Golgi complex subunit 1 isoform X1 translates to MMAGDPVLALRVSEIKDPAALFERYSTEEIRRVERKVRGEIEQKKEELRQMVGERYRDLIDAADTIGEMRECSESVVESIQDMQRYCHTLKQGRNGAGGSRLENQNQRQWQEKFYTMASQIKLLLEIPERIWSAMEAAQYLQATQLYLLCCHLHSLLQLEAAPGGLYSPVLARFPILVRQVATTGHFRSTILLDSRSLLRGRAVSDQAIAEALVSTMLLEDSSPRQALADFLLARKASIHQLLNQPQHGAGIKAQVCSLVELLITTLFQAYAVFYMPAEGAPRPAEGALSCGMLFSTLENVTSCTPTAKGRKVLQQEWSTGSWFRYLPPSITEFQPTLRTLAQPIQAEQLRDTLQQWINTCKQDICQGVGTLLVYVKSLKALAAIRDAVWDLLTTDSISQHWGNVCQQLLGRPLAVWEDFLQQLFLHRLHTITKEETEAIATSSVQLLTSAVRDLEGQPVQAAAGSNPLSGHSAQYEADVASFLWSESPGDLLSDAAWVSVAQRGQQQQQRSGLAMKTQALTPCVQNFCSSLDAKLRARLDDLQHYLPSQDTASDSIPAAPTSCRSLDSSSFNRYTDSAAVEEALREGCVACVRHILLSVRSELGSAPTRLSSVLFMARLCQSLGELCPSLKHCILGRRGLGEASAKGTPRQGKKLGKPKAAPEVSPAQAKWAELKEELLGCSMDAYRIWSSALSKGLMETFGTALLAESAGAVLSSTTSWEELEIQEESESGNNITSKIRLPVQASWFVQSLLFQLCVEVNRVGGHALPRPTLQELLQSCLGQVLHRYDVLAEQRRATEFVLPITQNRALQLLFDLRYLNTTLGSRVEEGKTSRSQQDPRFHKICDWLESFIDPFDLDVFTPPLNANLNRLSQRTSVLLGLLTGSEKQFAPRSSTVNSQEPYNILPLASSQIRFGLLPLSMSNTRKPTSSSRGSDKSQNLAPQSSAAGSDDVFRPGSLFRQLADQDEDSTAPSLFKLSWLSGMAK, encoded by the exons ATGATGGCTGGGGATCCCGTGCTGGCCCTGCGGGTCTCGGAGATCAAGGACCCGGCGGCTCTCTTCGAGCGCTATAGCACCGAGGAGATCCGCCGGGTCGAACGCAAGGTCCGCGGGGAGATCGAGCAGAAGAAGGAGGAGCTGAGGCAGATGGTCGGGGAGCGGTACCGGGACCTGATCGACGCCGCCGACACCATCGGAGAGATGCGGGAGTGCTCGGAAAGCGTGGTGGAGTCCATCCAGGACATGCAGCGGTACTGCCACACACTGAAGCAGGGCAGGAACGGCGCGGGAGGCAGCAGACTGGAG aaccagaaccagaggcaGTGGCAGGAGAAGTTCTACACCATGGCCTCCCAGATCAAGCTCCTCCTGGAGATCCCAGAGCGCATCTGGAGCGCCATGGAGGCGGCCCAGTACCTGCAGGCCACTCAGCTCTACCTGCTCTGCTGCCACCTGCAcagcctgctgcagctggaggccGCACCAGGCGGGCTCTACAGTCCCGTGCTGGCCCGCTTCCCCATCCTGGTCCGCCAGGTCGCCACCACCGGACACTTCAG GTCGACCATCCTCCTGGACAGCAGGTCTCTGCTGCGCGGCCGTGCCGTGTCGGACCAGGCTATCGCTGAGGCCCTGGTCTCCACCATGCTGCTGGAAGACAGCTCACCACGCCAGGCTCtggctgacttcctgttggCCAGGAAGGCCTCCATCCACCAGCTGCTGAACCAACCGCAGCACG GCGCAGGGATCAAGGCCCAGGTGTGCAGCCTGGTGGAGCTGCTCATCACCACGCTCTTCCAGGCCTACGCTGTCTTCTACATGCCTGCTGAGGGGGCTCCcaggccagcagagggcgccctCAGCTGTGGCATGCTCTTCTCCACCTTGGAGAATGTAACCTCCTGCACTCCCACAG CTAAAGGCAGAAAGGTGTTGCAGCAGGAGTGGAGTACAGGCAGCTGGTTCAGGTATCTGCCTCCATCCATCACCGAGTTTCAGCCCACCCTCCGGACCCTGGCTCAGCCCATCCAGGCGGAGCAGCTCCGGGACACGCTGCAGCAGTGGATCAATAC CTGCAAGCAGGACATCTGTCAGGGCGTTGGGACCCTCCTGGTCTACGTGAAGAGCCTCAAGGCTCTGGCAGCCATTAGAGACGCCGTGTGGGATCTTCTGACCACAGACTCCATCAGTCAGCACTGGGGTAACGTATGTCAGCAGCTGCTGGGGCGCCCCCTGGCTGTGTGGGAGGACTTCTTGCAGCAGCTCTTCCTTCACCGCCTTCAC ACCATCACCAAAGAGGAAACGGAGGCCATCGCAACAAGCTCAGTGCAGCTGCTGACCTCGGCCGTGAGAGACCTGGAGGGCCAACCGGTCCAGGCTGCCGCCGGCAGCAACCCGCTCTCCGGTCACAGTGCTCAGTACGAGGCAGACGTGGCGTCCTTCCTGTGGTCAGAGTCTCCGGGGGACCTGCTGAGCGACGCGGCCTGGGTCAGTGTGGCCCAGCggggccagcagcagcagcagaggagcggGCTGGCCATGAAAACGCAGGCCCTGACGCCCTGCGTTCAGAACTTCTGCTCCTCTTTGGACGCAAAGCTGAGAGCCAGACTGGATGACCTCCAGCACTACCTCCCATCACAGGACACAG CATCCGACTCCATCCCAGCCGCGCCGACTTCCTGCAGGTCCCTGGACTCCTCTTCGTTTAACCGCTACACGGACTCTGCAGCGGTGGAGGAAGCTCTGCGCGAAGGCTGCGTGGCCTGCGTTCGCCACATCCTGTTGTCGGTCCGCTCCGAGCTGGGCTCCGCCCCGACCCGCCTCAGCTCCGTCCTGTTCATGGCCAGGCTGTGCCAGTCCCTGGGCGAGCTCTGCCCCAGCCTGAAGCACTGCATCCTGGGCAGACGGGGACTCGGGGAAGCCTCAGCCAAGGGGACCCCCAGGCAGGGAAAGAAGCTGGGCAAACCCAAAGCCGCCCCAGAGGTCAGCCCAGCACAGGCCAAGTGGGCGGAGCTGAAGGAGGAGCTTCTTGGCTGCAGCATGGACGCTTACCGCATCTGGAGCTCCGCCCTCTCCAAA GGGCTGATGGAGACGTTTGGCACGGCGTTGCTGGCAGAATCTGCTGGTGCGGTTCTGAGCTCCACAACAAGCTGGGAGGAACTGGAGATCCAGGAAGAGTCTGAATCAGGGAACAACATCACGTCCAAGATCCGCCTTCCGGTTCAG GCGTCCTGGTTTGTGCAGTCTCTGCTGTTCCAGCTGTGCGTGGAGGTGAACAGGGTCGGAGGTCATGCTCTTCCCCGACCCACCCTGCAGGAGCTGCTTCAGTCCTGTCTTGGTCAAGTTCTGCATCGCTACGACGTCCTGGCAGAGCAGCGGCGGGCCACG GAGTTCGTCCTCCCCATAACTCAGAACCGAGCCTTGCAGTTGTTGTTCGACCTTCGTTACCTTAACACCACACTGGGCAGCAGAGTGGAGGAGGGCAAGACCTCCAGATCCCAGCAGGACCCGAG attCCACAAGATATGTGATTGGCTGGAAAGCTTCATTGACCCCTTTGACCTGGATGTGTTTACACCTCCGCTGAACGCCAATCTCAACCGTCTGTCCCAGAGGACCTCG GTGCTGCTCGGCCTCCTGACTGGTTCGGAGAAGCAGTTTGCGCCGCGGAGCAGCACTGTCAACTCCCAGGAGCCTTACAACATTCTGCCACTGGCCAGCAGTCAGATCAG GTTCGGGTTATTACCTCTCAGCATGTCAAACACTCGCAAACCCACGTCCTCCTCCAGGGGATCAGACAAGTCTCAGAACCTG